The DNA sequence ATGTATTTTCTTGCcgctattaaaacaaataataaaaatgggGATGGAGGTGAAACAACGTTTGGAATGGGAATAACAGAGAAGGGGGGCCTTTTTTGCAATTTGTTTAAGTatcattcgttttttttgtaCGGAAGCCTTTTTATCTCGAATGCTACTCATACATTTTTTGACAGTTTTCTACTTGAATAACGTGATTTTCTCTTTTGATTCGAGAAGTTTCTTAATCTACTAATTTGCGAGGATTATAGCAAAATAAGTTACAATAAACAATCTTTGTttccgtaaaaaaaaactagcaaaaaaactgttaatgttcTCACAAAAATACTCATAGACTAATGGCTTTACTATTTCCGGTAAAAGACCGCAAAACCGATATATTTTTCTGATTATCACCGCACGCGTCTACACCCCAGGGTGCAATACGCCCTTGCCttgttaattatgaaaaaaaaaacatttgacacGGCTCGTGTCGGATGACAGCTCAGCTGTCAGTTTTGCCGCgttttttgtgaatgtaaagTCTGTGGTATACTTGTAACTTTTGTGTAATGTTTTGAAGTgagtttgtaaattatttagacTCCGCCGTCTTTTCCTGTAAAACACGGTGTGTCTCATGACATTTGATAGATAGACAgttgatttttgtatattatgacGTTTTTCTGTTTCCGCTATAACAactaatattttgatagtaactgatgagaatgattcattattaaatgatgtaacggtttactcacgcgtatttatcggggtagcccgactagtttgggacccaaccggagtccttaatcatgagcagacgcggcgggatcgcgagtcgaactaatattaataatagaattGATTAAATAGTGAAGCGGCTGCCTTAAAAGAGACTCCAAATTTCGTCCTTTTTAAAGAATCGCTTCGGAGAAAGTTTACTTCTAACAAGTTTTATAAactattcttaatttttatcCAACATCGGATTCAAAGAAAATTACCCAAGAAACACGCATCATATATCTCTATTTGTTTTTGCTGAAACTTTAGTGAGCCACattcatacttaaaaataatttaattaaaagttgaacTCTTGGTGTACGCCCTGCCTAATATAATTTGACACTTCTAAAAGTCAAGGTTCCGCGCCTTTTTTACACAGATAATTAATAGCAAGTTATCCGTGTAAACAGCAATTATGTGttactttttctaaaaataaaatatttaaatatacgtCTATTGGGTGTAGTAAATTTGTTACAGCTGTGGTTTTGCAATTGTACTActgtattaatttataacataacattCAATTAAGTAGTTTAAGATAAGTACACTCGTtaggtacatatatatattataatcattattatatttaaaaaaaaacaaccccCGCTCtaaggactttaatccttgtgtcgcgggggtttcacaaacatacaaatcacatgcacaaagacacctagactcagaacaagcattcgtggattacacaaatacttgtcctacgcagggatcgaacccgagacgcGTCGCTTATAGTAAGTTTGGgttgatgacctcaaccactcggctatccgtgcaatcttGCTGtacaaaacatattaaataaataaaatgcttgatAAAAGGAAAACATTTCGAGGAGACCTATGTAAATACCAAATATTGTAATTCGAAGTGAACCATACAACAATCACTTTGTTGTATGGTTCACTTTAATAACTaactaattaaactaattaactaaAACTAAGGACAATAATATGAGAAGAGGATTGCAGCGGTAGGTATTTGTAATTTaccatcataaaataaacaacatcgatttttacatgattttattatagtttcagAGACAACTCATGAAAATTAAATTCGCATTCAgaacaaaagaaatgaaaattgaaagaACTTATTTGATAACTCAACGTTTATTCATATGTATATCGCTTTCGAAATCTTAATACAGctttatgttaaaattgttaattaatttaatttatttatttctgaaacattcTTTTTGTATGGCCTCAGCCATATTTTctcgattttattattattagtaattaaCCTGTAGACAATGTCGtggattttatataaatgtatctGTGTAACACTCATTGCACAATTGTGAATACCATCCTTTcctgaataaatatttcaaaaatagaaatcCTTatagtctaaaattaaaaaccattttttaaatgacatcTTTACCAATCATTTATAAGTAACTATAAGGTGATgtcatttttaaactaaatattccGAATTATTGTCATCTTCAGATTCTTCATCAGAATGGTTTACAGTTTCAGATAAATTTTCATCAGATGTTTTAGTAGTTTCAGTGACATTTTCATCCACAATTTCTTCAGCTGTTTTTTCAACATTCCTCTTAACTTTCTTGGttgatttagttttagtattatGTGCTTTCGAAACTTTAGATTTAATTGTTTCCTTTGATTCGTTTATTTCATTAGTTTCTTCATCTTCTGTAACTTCATCATTCTGCTCGAGATCTTCGTCGGTTTCTAGTTTACTGCTTTCAGTTTTTTCTTTAGATTGTTTTGACTTAGATTTCTTGGTAATTTTCAATTCTGTTTCAGAGCTAATTTCTGAATTATTAGATTTAGAAACCTTTCCTTTATGTTTATGAGACCTTACGTgatgttttttcaatttagttttatctGCATCTGATTTTGTTTGATCATCATCTTCTGTTTCATTTTCACTGTCAGTACCTGAGTTAGATGAATCACTATCATCTAATTTCTCTTTAATTTCATCAACTTTCGTATCAGCTTCTTTTTCTTGTTCAGCGACAGAGTCAGTTGTTTTTGAAACGGCCTTACGTTTGggataatataatttatagtgtCGAGtaagttttcttattatttttgcttcGGATAGGTTCCTTTCTTCATCTCCTTTACCAGATTTGGTATCTTTAGTTGTAGATTTATCAGATTTGCCACTGTTTTCATCATCCCCCTCAGTTTCTTCACCATTGCTATCACCTGCAACGTTATTTGTTagtttcgatttatttttatttgcttttctcGCAATAGTTATGACAAAAGCTAACTTACTTGGCTTTTTCTTCCCAGCGGCAGTATCAACCGTATTCTCAACAGTTTGTTCATCACCAGTCACATCACTATTCGTTATCGATGTTTTGTCATCGGTATCTTCaactttttctattttatctttAGTATCGGTAGATACGTCGTCTGTTACATTTTTGACATCACTATTGATGGCCTCAATGTCATTTGTGTTTGTATCTTCATTCTTCTCACTGATAGATGACTCTTGATCTTTTTTTACTGCGCTACTTTCTTCTTGTGTAGACTGTTCATCTACTTGTTCAGTTACGTCAATATTATGTTTGCTCTTATGCTTTTTCGATTTCTTGTCTTTCTTGTGTCTTCTTTCTGTAGTTGATTTTTCATCTTTACCGCTTTTGCCGTGGTGCCTCTTTCCTTTACTGTCTTTAGAATCTCCAGATGTCACAGCTTGTTCGACAACTTCATCTGAGAGTGCCTTTTCCTTTGATAATGTTTCAGTATCTTTTGTTTCatctttttcaattaaaacgtCAGTTTTATCAGATTTTACTTCAGAATCGTCATTCACAACATCATCGGTTTCTGTTTTCTTACCCTTATTCCTTTTAGAgtgtttcttcttatttttaCGGACTTCAGAGTTTTTCGATCGCTTGGATTTGTGTTTTTTAACATGGACAGTCTCTGAAAGATCAGATTCCTTAGAGATTGTCTGTTGTTCTTCAGTTATTGTAGCATCATCGACAGTTTGTGTTTTTTCTTCGCCATcagtcaaattattatttttggaatgttTCCCACCTTTTCTATGTTTCCTCTTTCCTTTCTTGTGTTTGTGTTTCTTTGAAATCTTTTCATTAACACCATCTAAAGTGTCAGTCTTAGATGTTTCAATACTTTCGATTTTGTCAACCTTTTTGGTTCCATCTTTGTCAGCATCATTTAAATCCTTCACGAGATCATCATTCTTGGCTGCGCCGTCTTCGTCTACTGCCTTTTTTGTCTTCTTATGTTTGCGTGATTTGTCTTTCTTATGTTTTCTCTTTCTGGTACTTTCAGTACTTGCTTCATTTGCATCAACATTTTCAAGGTTATTTCCAACGGGAGATTCTTTAGTTAAACTTGACTCGACATTTGTTTTTTCAGTTTTCTCATCTATTTTGTCAGTTTCAACGGGAGCGGAGTCAGATGGGACTTTATTATTATCTTCACTAACTTCACCAACATTTGTAGAATCCAAGCTATCTTTTTCGTCTTGTGTAGAAGGTATAGTGTCCTTTGTACCATTTTCAACTGTTTTAGGTTCTTCCTTTCCTTTAGCGAATTTCTGCGCAATAATTTCAAAAAGACTACCTACGTCGATTGGTATTTTATTGTCGTCTCTTGTTAGAACTTCGCCACCATTAGTCGGTACCAGTGTGCCATCAGGCtgtacaataacatttataaatgcaGTCTCAGATATTTGGGATCCAGTATCAGAAGGTTCGTTATCTGATGGTGTATTGGTGTCATTTTTACTGATAGGTCTATCAACATATGTGCCATTAGGTAAAGCAATAACATCAGCAAAAGCTGGCGAAATATCTGGAACCTGAGCATCGTTAACGGGACTATTCTCAGGAATGGTTTTCGGTACTTCACTTGAAACATCATCTACAGAAGATTTGGCTTCTTCATCCTCTGAACTATTTACAGCAGTAGCAGCTTGAGGAAGTTTTTCTTCTATAGTTTTTACAATTTCACTTTCTGTGGCTTTTTCAGGTTctgtattatcattattttctttaccaAGTTTATCTGGAGTAGGAGTAGTAACATCAGCTAAAGCTGGAGATATATTTGGGACCTGAGCATCGGTTGCTGGTTTATTCCCAAGAATAGTGGTCGGTCCAGCATTAGGAACTTCGTTTACAGGTTCATCCTTCTCTGGTGTGAGCTTATTAGGTGTTTCAGCTGCAGCGGGAGTCTGGTCTTGTTTGTTTCCCACACTTATTACCTTTGGATCATCAAGATCATTGGAAGGTTGTACTTTTTCTAAATCATTTCCAACTGTAGGAACAATTTCTTGAGGGGTTTTTTCTTCCTCAGTTTTAACTTCTCCTGGAGCTTTGTTAACGATAggagtatttacatttttctcaTTAAGAGGTTTATCAATGTAAGTACCGTCTGGTAGAGCTATGACGTCGGCAAATACTGGAGATATATCAGGAACTTGGAAACCAGTTACAGGCCCTCCTACAATCGTAGTTGGACCATTCACAACTTGAATCGGCAGGAAATTCTGGGGGTTTCTATAAAAGCTGTTTTCAATAATGGGTTTcgtattaaaacctcttttaccGTAGGGTTTATACGGCCTAAAACCATTGTATCTCGGCCTAGATTTGTAAGCGTTTTGAACTGTGTCAGGGTTCTCTGAATCGTCGTATAAGTTGGATGGTGACGCCATGTATCCGGGTGCTCCGGTATCAGTATTGTCAATTTGGGGTTCTTCTCTTACATTTACTGGCACTTCAGGTAAAACGGCAGGTTTagcttcattattatttaaaccttGATATCTTGggttgtttttgaatttatcaTTAATCACATTATTAGGTCTTTGATAGGTcggattattattttgtactaaGTCAGTGGCTGGTTTTGTTTCTGCAATCGGTTTCTTATCTCTTAGTAAATGCGAATTGTCTGGACTTTGGTTCCAATGGTTTGGTACATCCGGCTTGGCAACAGGGCCGACAATATTATCTCCTGCGTTACCTATATTTGATTCCTCGTTGTTAACAAATTCAACTTTTTCTTCATCTGTATTGCTGACATTTGCTGGTTCTGCAATTTGTACTTTATCTTGGTTGTGATTAGCTGCGTTTTCTACTACATCAACCTTGTTAAAAGGTCCATGGTTGGGATTATTAACGTTGGGATAAAGATCTTTATATCTGGGATTGTTACCGAATTTTTCATAAGGGAAATTGGACGGtgcttgatttatttgtttaccatTGTTCGGTTGGTTTCGTAATAAATGGGAGTTAGGGCCTTGATTCCAAAGTCCTGGTCTGTTTGGATTGGTGATAGGTGAGTCGACGACATTCACTCCATTATTTGATCCAATAACTGGATTGCTATTAACAACTGTCACTTTTTCTCCatcgttttgattttgatcGTCACTTGGATTTACAATATTTACTGTACCTTGTTCATTATTGTTTACTGCATTTTCGACTACCTTCACTTTGTTAGCATTGTCTTCATTCACAATTGGATCGTTTTGAGAATTGTCAGCTATATTAACCGGCTTGCCAACATTTTGTGTAGGTGCACTatccacaaaaataacattacttgTAACACGACGTGGAATGTAACCTTTTCTGACATGAACTGGGTAATCTAAAGGCCCATAGTTGGGCTTAATGTTGGGATAAATATCCTTAAAGCGTGGGTTATTCGAAAATTTGCCGTTAGGTACGTAGTATGTGGGTATATTATAGGCTTGTTCATTTGTCTGATGATCGTTTCTCAATAAATGAGAATTAGGTCCTTGGTTCCATACACCTGGTCTAATTAGATTGTTGGCGGGTGACTCAACAATATTAACTCCATTATTTGGCCCATGACTTGTATTATCTACGAATGTAACTTTTTCCCCATTATCAACAACTTTTACGTTATCCTGGATATTATTATCAACCGCATTTTCTACTACATGAACATTGCTACCTTCGTTCACGCTTGGGATGCTTTGAGGATTGTCAGCTACGTTAATTTCTTGCTCATTGTCATTACTATTGTTAGCACCATCTACGTTTGATGGGTTAGCGTTTGCTACAACGTTGACATTACCGCTGACTTGCCGAGGGTTGTACCCCTTTCTGACATGTACGGGATAGTCTAAAACTGGTCTGTATGGCTTAGCAACAACATTAGGATAAACATCTCTGTACCGTGGATTGTTATCGAATTTACCAGTTGGTACATAATAAACAGGTGCTTGGTACACAGGTCCATCATCGACAACATCTACTTTATCAGATTCATGGTCTGGAATATTTTGATGTGAATTATCGGCGAATTCTAAATTGTTTTCTCCGTTGGCAGGTGCAAAGACTGGCGCTATATTAGGATATGATTTCTGATCATCTTTGTTAATAGAAGCGTAAGCTTTAACTTTATTAGCTATTTCTTTAGCGTATTCCTCGGCTTCGCTTGCTTCTTTTAAGGCTTTATTGATATATTCCTGAGCATTTCTCTCAAATTCTCTTACATGATCAGTTATAGCCTGTCCTTCTTTAGTAGACCCTTCATTATTACGACGTCTTGGTTGACTTGGACCGGTGTTTCGGCTTACAGCAAATCTTTTAGTTTCTCTAACGTAAACTTCTGGTTCGTTGTCAATGTATTCGTTTCCGAAGTTCTGTTTTCCACCTCTTAAGAGTGGATTTTCAAAAGTCTTCGGTCTTTGATATGCTGGTGGTGTTGGGTTTGGCTTGTAGTAGATGGGTTTTGGTCTTTTGCTTGGTAGGTACTGTGGGACTTGATAATCGTTGTTTATTCCATCATCTGGAACAAGAATACATATATGTTAATAAGATTTCGATTTcgattggcctgttggtctagtggttagttgcTTGACTATTATACTAGAGGTTGTGGGTTACACATCctgtaaatgttattttacgaTCATTTGTTCCATATCTAGGAGTAAAACATCTATAATAactatgtatttagaagtaattagatttattaataaaatttaggaTTGTAAATTTagaataagatttatttttatttctttcgcACTCATTGCTTTTCATCATTCAAGGCTAGGTGTTGTTGTGGGAATCATCACCATCCTAGcctcttcccaactatgttggggtcggctttcagtctaaccgaattctataccggaggtcgtgggttcgatgcccacccaggaaaaatgtttatgtgatgagcacgatcattattcctgtgtctaggtgtaatttatctgtactatgtatgtatttagaaatatataagtatgtttatcagctgtctagtactcataatacaagctctgcttagtttgagactagatggcgttgcgtgaaagttgtgaaatattatattattttacaagaagcgaatgcgtatctgacctcctcaacccagaaTACTACATGAATAAACTACTCACTGTGAATAAAAGTGTGATGATCAACCTCCTCAGTGTCGCTGTGTGAGCTATACGCTGGGCTGCGAGCTGGCTGATGGTAGTCCAGACCTTTAATAGAAGAACTATCTCTAAGGCCTGATCCATGTTGCAGAAGCTCTGAAAATGAAAGCAAACCAATGTAATGGGCAAATTTGAACGCCTGGTCAACGAACtctaatccttgtatcgcgggaggtttcacaaacattcaaatcacatgcacaaagacacctagactcagaccaagcattcgtggatcacacaaatgcttgtcgccgacgcgcacagtggttttggcgtggtgactcaATTTTATTCGGCCACTTTTGACCAAGCCTGTCCCTGAGGTCGATGAATGAAAAAATTGTCATGCGAGGATCGATTGCGGGAGATGTAGCACGGGGGTTCACGTTTAGTCAGtgagagtctgacactagccgTGCACTCCCGAAAAGATAGCTGTTCTGATTAAACTACCTGGTACCTCCCTTTTTCCAGATGGTAAATCATTAATAACACCTTCTGCTTTGGGTTGAGTttaagggagtgtcagacttctactgactaaaacccacccatgttccttccctTGCctttcgtgtaccggggccactgTTACCCTTTCGGACAACCTCGCTGGCTCATGAAGATTCTTCTTCTGCCTTGTCGTTACACTCttgccagagtggtcgtggtcgtcacgtcAGGGGTGGTGGCAAGCTTTACAATCCGCCGCCATTCCTCCCGCACTGCAGTTCGCCTTGTGCATTCATGTAGAGGGCCATTGAGGGCAGTTTTGATTTGGTCTGTCCAACGAATTGGTGACCTGAAGATTCAgatgaattaaattacttacggTTTTCTTGATGTATCTGACTGAAATCTTCTCTTCTCCTCTTAGGAGCTTGGAAGCCAGATGGAGACTGTAGAAGATCCCCATCGTGAACCTCGAAATGATCAGCATGATTGTCTGAGTAGCCTCTCCTGTCACTTCGTCTTCCAGACAGTTCTGATTGGACATTCCTTCTTAATGCCAAAGGTACTTGGGTTTGATCTGAAacaagttgtaaataaaatgcgAGTTCAACTCGTGACTTTGCATGATCCGTACTTGACAAATAcggccgcgtcagctcatgattaaggactccggttggatgtgaaactagtcgggcgatcccgataaatacgcaaaCGCAGATTTgcataatcattaaaaaaaatactatattaacAAACTCTAAGCTaagttttaatatgatttaGATTTTACCGCATTGTTACATAAGCATTATCAAAGTTATTTCTGTTAGTAATTATTACCTACAGACAAATATATACACTGGTTAGGTGGGACATTGTTTAaactaatgtaatttttatttgtataaattgcatacatattttaatacatacacacgcgtgaataaaccgttgcatcatttaataataaacaagagcGTGGGAAAAAACTAGTACCTGGATGAAAATTGGGTCTAAACCCCTCGTGCTGGTCGTCTCTAGATCTGTATCTAGCTTGTGGTGCACTACTCCTAGGCTCGATCAAAAATCTAGCATTTTGGAACTTTCCAGGGTTTTGCCTGCGATGAGTTTGCTCCTCTTGT is a window from the Trichoplusia ni isolate ovarian cell line Hi5 chromosome 3, tn1, whole genome shotgun sequence genome containing:
- the LOC113508669 gene encoding probable serine/threonine-protein kinase DDB_G0282963, with the protein product MTMIVINSLSFIISVDNSELYAQEEQTHRRQNPGKFQNARFLIEPRSSAPQARYRSRDDQHEGFRPNFHPDQTQVPLALRRNVQSELSGRRSDRRGYSDNHADHFEVHDGDLLQSPSGFQAPKRRREDFSQIHQENQLLQHGSGLRDSSSIKGLDYHQPARSPAYSSHSDTEEVDHHTFIHNDGINNDYQVPQYLPSKRPKPIYYKPNPTPPAYQRPKTFENPLLRGGKQNFGNEYIDNEPEVYVRETKRFAVSRNTGPSQPRRRNNEGSTKEGQAITDHVREFERNAQEYINKALKEASEAEEYAKEIANKVKAYASINKDDQKSYPNIAPVFAPANGENNLEFADNSHQNIPDHESDKVDVVDDGPVYQAPVYYVPTGKFDNNPRYRDVYPNVVAKPYRPVLDYPVHVRKGYNPRQVSGNVNVVANANPSNVDGANNSNDNEQEINVADNPQSIPSVNEGSNVHVVENAVDNNIQDNVKVVDNGEKVTFVDNTSHGPNNGVNIVESPANNLIRPGVWNQGPNSHLLRNDHQTNEQAYNIPTYYVPNGKFSNNPRFKDIYPNIKPNYGPLDYPVHVRKGYIPRRVTSNVIFVDSAPTQNVGKPVNIADNSQNDPIVNEDNANKVKVVENAVNNNEQGTVNIVNPSDDQNQNDGEKVTVVNSNPVIGSNNGVNVVDSPITNPNRPGLWNQGPNSHLLRNQPNNGKQINQAPSNFPYEKFGNNPRYKDLYPNVNNPNHGPFNKVDVVENAANHNQDKVQIAEPANVSNTDEEKVEFVNNEESNIGNAGDNIVGPVAKPDVPNHWNQSPDNSHLLRDKKPIAETKPATDLVQNNNPTYQRPNNVINDKFKNNPRYQGLNNNEAKPAVLPEVPVNVREEPQIDNTDTGAPGYMASPSNLYDDSENPDTVQNAYKSRPRYNGFRPYKPYGKRGFNTKPIIENSFYRNPQNFLPIQVVNGPTTIVGGPVTGFQVPDISPVFADVIALPDGTYIDKPLNEKNVNTPIVNKAPGEVKTEEEKTPQEIVPTVGNDLEKVQPSNDLDDPKVISVGNKQDQTPAAAETPNKLTPEKDEPVNEVPNAGPTTILGNKPATDAQVPNISPALADVTTPTPDKLGKENNDNTEPEKATESEIVKTIEEKLPQAATAVNSSEDEEAKSSVDDVSSEVPKTIPENSPVNDAQVPDISPAFADVIALPNGTYVDRPISKNDTNTPSDNEPSDTGSQISETAFINVIVQPDGTLVPTNGGEVLTRDDNKIPIDVGSLFEIIAQKFAKGKEEPKTVENGTKDTIPSTQDEKDSLDSTNVGEVSEDNNKVPSDSAPVETDKIDEKTEKTNVESSLTKESPVGNNLENVDANEASTESTRKRKHKKDKSRKHKKTKKAVDEDGAAKNDDLVKDLNDADKDGTKKVDKIESIETSKTDTLDGVNEKISKKHKHKKGKRKHRKGGKHSKNNNLTDGEEKTQTVDDATITEEQQTISKESDLSETVHVKKHKSKRSKNSEVRKNKKKHSKRNKGKKTETDDVVNDDSEVKSDKTDVLIEKDETKDTETLSKEKALSDEVVEQAVTSGDSKDSKGKRHHGKSGKDEKSTTERRHKKDKKSKKHKSKHNIDVTEQVDEQSTQEESSAVKKDQESSISEKNEDTNTNDIEAINSDVKNVTDDVSTDTKDKIEKVEDTDDKTSITNSDVTGDEQTVENTVDTAAGKKKPSDSNGEETEGDDENSGKSDKSTTKDTKSGKGDEERNLSEAKIIRKLTRHYKLYYPKRKAVSKTTDSVAEQEKEADTKVDEIKEKLDDSDSSNSGTDSENETEDDDQTKSDADKTKLKKHHVRSHKHKGKVSKSNNSEISSETELKITKKSKSKQSKEKTESSKLETDEDLEQNDEVTEDEETNEINESKETIKSKVSKAHNTKTKSTKKVKRNVEKTAEEIVDENVTETTKTSDENLSETVNHSDEESEDDNNSEYLV